GGCACCGTGCAAAGCATCATCACCACAACCtaaagcagctttaaaaatAGCAGCTCTGCTGAACCAACGCGGATCTAGACACGAGCATCTTTGGCAGTGAGACGGGTCAATATTACATTCAGCTACAGTATCAAGGGGACTGGAAGGAGCCAATACCAATGAAGCAACTAAAAAAACCATTGATTCTGAATAATTCACTTCTGAATTCAAACTGACTGTAGACAAGCGCATGCACTGTTCTGCCGGTTTCATGCATACCTCACTATGAAGGGTGGTGGTTATCAATGACGCTACTTTGCTTCTAGTATTGGAAAATAAGAAGGCGCCACAGCAACCGGGGCGTGTCCGTCAGACTCGGCATCGCGTgccacatgcagctgcagaggaaacggAGGAGCGTCCTCCATCCCCCAAGAAGGCAATGAAAATTATACTTTGGACGTCCATAGAGCAACTGTGAGGGAAGCAACACACATAGAAACACAGCAACGTACGAGCAAAACTGCAAAGCTCCAAACTGCGTTTCAGGCAGGATCCTCCCTGAGCAGGCGTCAGTGGAGGCTTAGCTCCGGCTGCACAGGACCGGTCTGGGTACAGTTTAATAATTAATCTAATTACATGGTGACCGATTCGAGGAGTCGTGATATTTAATAACTGCACATACATAAATGTAGTTTCTCAGATTAAGGCCGCTGACGCACTATAACGCAGCATTTTCAGCTTTTAGAGGAAACAAACATCAAATATGATCATACTACAGTATGCAGCATTTACTGGGACCGGCTGACAGCTCCTCACGATCCGCCTTCAACCCTGGGGTCTGGCAAAGCCTCAGCAAACAAAGCAATGAGACGTGAGTCATCCAGGAAACTAAACCCTCCGTGTTTTTAAGCATGGAAAAATTAGGTCAttatcatttttttcccccctctttgAAACCAGCTGCAACAGATCATGAGAATAAACTGAGGAAGGGGTGAATGTTTGACTGCATATGTGCAGTAAACTTGGTCAGATAAATCATTGACTCATTATGGCATAAGGTGTCCTGCGTTGTCTGGTGACAACCTATGAACCGGGCAGGACAGTGATAAAAGACGGAAGCAAGTCTCTACTGGAGGTTGTTGGACAAACCTACTGTATAATAATTACCACCAAAAGACTTGGAGTTTCAAAATACTGTGGGAAAAAATAGGTTTTCTAAGATCAATCTAAATCTGACACGCTATAAAACGCGTCATCGTTTTTTCCGCTCTGATGAAAGTCGGCCGTGTCCAACCACGTCATCCTGAAAAAGGTTCACTTATTACTTGCGCTCACACGTACAGATCTGACACCAGAGGGATTCATTCAGTTCCTCACACTTTGTGAGGTTGGACGTTTGGAGCCAGAACGGTTtgaacctgcagcaggtgatgagGTAGAGGAAAACTCCCGAATCTTCAACCATGTGGAGGAGGAACCAGAGCAGCTCAAGACTCCAACAGCTTAAACAGAGAGGAGTCCTGTTTGTACTGTAAGATTTATTTAATCAATAAAAGCTTAAAATTGATTTTTATAGATCATGTTACAATTTCAACACAGCTAAAATCCCTGAGGTCACATTTGCAGGCGCTCCTCAGCAGACGGGCCTTCCCCTTCTATGCGCAGGAGGAAGGGCAGATGAAATTGAGCGCATCTGTCGTGGATGCTgagaagaagtgatgaacagaCAGCGACGCGTCTGCAcgacacaaacagagcagtaaAACATCCCACGGTTCAAAACGCACGCAGGCTCCAACGCCGAGCAACACGAGTCAATGGCCCCGTGCCCAACTGCTCCCAGGGCTTTTTTTACAGCCATGGGTTCCACTGGAACACAGCGCAGGCAGGAAATTCCACCCGCTTGATTCATCGATCGCAAAACAAGTCGGGACAAATCGAAGAATATACAGCGCTGGCACCGAAGCGCCTAAAAGCCCATTTGTACGGTTTGCGTTCACAATGGAAGTTCCCCATTGTTCAACGGCAAAACGCCTGAACGAGCCCGGGTTTGACCCTCGACGCGGATGACGAAACCGGGAGGAGCGAGGCGTCGGGCGACGCAACGCTGGAATCTCGCTGAACATTGTGCTCCATTCAAAATCTGATGTGCACAAACGGAAAAATGTGCTCGAGCTGGTTTTATTTCACCACATTAATGACTCCAAAAGGCGAAGCATCCGTTGGTCTGTTTGTTCCCGTTTGCGTGAGCAAAACAAGCGTCTGAGCTGCATTATCTCTCAAAGCATCGCCGTTCATTTGATGTAAAATTGCCTGGAAGTTCAGAAGCATTGCATCAAACTTCTGAGCCCACCAGTGTTTCCATGATCACCATCACATGGGCCGGCCTGATATGCAAATCTCCAGCGCCTGTAGCTTCAGGATTTGGTTTTcaaagacgctgctgctgcttttcgtTTGCTTCATGAGAACGTAActcctgacttttttttttttttgcagctgaaCTCCTGGGACAAACATTACAAACGCTCAGGAAAACCAACGCTCACCACCCAGTGACAACAGAGCAAGAAAGTGACAAGTAAAGCGAGACACGAGGACGAGCAGCGACGGAATGAATAAGCAGAAGCTTTAGGACGGTGCCGAGGCCGCGACGGCCTGAGCCGCTCCACTCGCCAGACTCcgcacttcctgtttcctaaTTGAGTTGCTTCCAAACATAATAATCTCATTGCCTGTTTATTAAGCACAGTGACTCAGACCAGCCAGGGCTAAATTTATCCTCTCTTCTGTCATAACCTGGCACAGTTTGCTCACAGAAGTTTGCTTATGTGAACGTTTAGCACCTTCGTGGTATATTTGTCATCATCACTCAGTCACGGTTTTCTTTTCAGGCAGTACTGTACGCGGCTGGAATTCTCTTCACAGCTTCACGCCTTTTGTCTTGTGTAGCTTGTTTGTTACCTGCCTGATTGACAGGTATTAGATCAAATATATTTCCCTGCAAACGTGCAGTATTTATTGTGCCaggatcatcatcatcgtcgtcttttaatttgtgcagttcatgcatttgttttcacattttataCGAATAATGCTCCAGAGGGTGCTAAATGGGTTAAATGCATCATGTGGCGCGTTACACAGGCCTCGGAAATGTTTGCAACACCTAACACCAGAGTAAACAAGTCAGCGGCCGGCCTTAAAAAAGAAACGGCTCGGCTGCTGGATCCAAGAGCGGCTCAATGCACTGTGCATTCATGACTTATGCCTACGACAGTAGCCCACGGAGACGGAAAGTGGTGCAAAGTGAATGAAGGAGCTGCTTGTCATCGTTCTGGGAAACTCCCTCTGCTGATGTCGGCCTCCACACAAGGTGTGAGGAGCCATCGGACACAGATTGGGCCGAAAGATCGATGGAAATCAGCCCGGGCTCCAGAGCAGCAGTTATTGAACACATTTGGCAAAGCTGGTTTTGATAGAGTAGTGGCAGGATGCAGGCAGAGCACAGCTCAACAGCCTGGATGTTTATGCTCCACATCAATAACGTCTGACTGGCAAAATCCACAACACAAATCCATCACAGCCGCCGATGACGGCGACAAACGCGCCGGAGAAAGTCTAAAAAGTTTAAAAGCCTTCAGCCAAACAAACACCGGGGTCTGAGGCTGGCAGGATCTTAAGTGATTTCAAATTCAGGAAACTGAGTCAACACACGAGCGCCTGACCTAGTTCAGCCCCAGCTCGTTTCATGTGCCGATACCCGCGTGAGACGACCGCCGAGAACAAAGCGTGGGACGCAAAAGTGCCTGCGTGCACTTTGTGTGTTGACTGTTGATGGGTGGCACGTACACAAAGTCACAAACACCTGAGTTCTACCAGACTTTCATCAAACGTTTTATTATCATGACGCTTGAGCTCATTCTTCATTGATCaattaaatgattattattcTTGTTAAAATCATTGGTTTGCACATCATTCTTAAAAAACTTAAATTACTGGTCAGTTAATTTTTCCAATTTAACATAAGTGTTCACAAATCTCGAATATTTTAGCCTCGTAACAACAAAATGTCACATCAGGCAGATGAGCAGATAAAAAGAATAAATGCTCCGGTTGCCATCATCAGCTTTCGCATTAGTATAGTTTATATCAATTAATAAAACTCTACAATGACCTTGTGCATCACTTAGACACTTTCCTATAAACTTCTTTCCCATGCCACAGCAGCTGATATCGGTGAGCCGAGGGTCTGAATGGCTGCTACCAAAATATCAGGCAGAAGAGATGCCAGGAAAAGTACGAGCTCCCATTGGAGGAGGCCAAAAGTGTCAGTCGTCATGTTTTTAGAACGAGGTCTGCACATTTGACTTCCACAATCTACATCACACCATGTGAGAGTGTAAgagaatgtgtgtatgtgtatggaTGACGTTGTCACGTGAAGAGAGATGAAAAGATAAAAtcaaaagagagcgagagagcagtGCTCTAGAGCAGAGCTGTacacgtggacacacacacacacacacacacacacacacacacacacacacacacacacacacacacacacacacacacacacacacacacacacacacacacacacacacacacacacacacacacacacacacacacacacacacacacacacacacacacacacacacagtcatcctGATGAAAGAAGCATCGTGCATCATTTTAAATTCAGGGTCTCACTTCATCCTGTATTTGATGAACAGTTATACGCGAGGCTGGGAGCAATGTGATCAGCTTCCATCTACAGTCGGATGAAAGCTCTCGTGCAGGTCGACGTGAGGGTAATAATAGAATAACACCCTCCACATCACGAGAGACAAATGCAATATAGCACAACGTGACGCAAGGTCGCCTCGGCAAATATCAGCTGGTGCCGAGCAACAAGTTCATTTCATAGAGGACTCGGTGCAGGACTACGTGCACCgcagcagcatctgtgtgtAGAAGGAGTCTATACCTGAAGCGAACGGCACATTCTGCTCTGAAGAATGCAGATGAATCAGTGGAATATTaattaaacatgacaaacaaattACAACGATCTGAACAGAAACAACTGACCTTagagaaaaacatacagtaactaaacGTACCTTAATTACAGCTTTTATCTATTATTcacttttgttattttttctctTCTTGTTTTATCCTTGTGTCACATTTGCTGTGACCACTTTACACTGTTGTGGTGTTTTGGTTTATTtcagttatttatttactttgtcttttatctttATTGTATAAAAGGTgctataaaaataaagattGATTAATTGATTGGGTACAATAGGTTGCACAGCAGGTGTGATGATAACAGCACTCACACGTTTTGATAATTAGctgaaataaaaaattaaaggCCTCACACGGAGCAaaggacaataaataaattaaatggaGGGCACGTTCCACCGTTGACCCAGTTAACggcaaaaacacatttcagatAACGCGATAAGAAAATTCAAATCTCAAAATTAAAAACCTGTCCAACAAACTAGAACTTGGCTGCAGCCTCGCCGCGGTGTTAACGGTGGCATCGATTTCCTGCGTTACAACGCTCGCAGTGTAATTAAGATCAGGCACTGTGGAGAAAACGGAGTGAGGAGGGACTCGGGCTGCGTGAGGTCACAGCTCGTACCCTACAGGCAACAATCCGGCCAAACGGTGGCTGCGCTGCTCCCACTCCACATCTGAGCGAGGAGCCTGATCCGAGCGCCTCGTGGCATCAGAACAGAACCGCCTCAGATAAGCCTGCATCGGTCGTCCTGACAGGGAAGACCATAAATCAGCAAATAAATCTGTCTTAACGATCCTCCACGACGCTGCAGTTAGCGGATGCTACTTCAGAGCTGCCCACGGTACACAACCTCCTCCCAGGACTCAATGCCCCTGCATTAAACATGAGCACGCTGGCTCATACATCACACCGCGCAGGAGCACAATATACGGAGACGGGCCAGAAGGTCGGCAGCCACGGACCCGTGAGGAGGAAGAGTGAATAGAAATGCATTCTAAAAAAGGGTTTTCTGATTCCAAGCCACCAAAATGAAGCGCTCCCTCCTTCTGGAATCCGACAGGTCTTCAGCCAAACGCTCTTTCTTCGATCTACTTGTACTGACAAGAAACTAATCCTGTAAAAAAATAAGATCACACGCACGTTTGGCCTCAGCATGTTTTTCCCTAAAATCTGATGTGATGCGCACGGACCGGCACAGGACCCCCCTTTGCCTCCCAACGCTCTGCGTCCCACTAGCTTCCCGGTATCACGAGCCAACGGTGCGACGTGAAAGGAAGCAACTTcgggaggtggtgagagaacgATAGTTGGAAAGAAACTTACTTGGAGAAGTTGACAGAGAAGCCCGACGAGGCCGGGGCGGAGGGCAGCCCGTCGCCCCCCCGCGGCATCCCGGGCCACTCCCCGTGCCGGCTCTCCCGGGCCCAGCTCTCGGCCGCGGACGGCAGGTTTGGGAACAGGCCGAAAGGCTTCTGATCCTGAAGGTCCACtctggaggaggacggggctCTGTAGGCGTAAGCCGGCCCTCCGCCGACGCCCATGGAGGACATGGGGCCTCCTCCTTGGAGGGCGCCCATGCCGCCCTGGAGGCACTGCGTCTGGCAGAAGCCGGCGCCGTCCTCGCGCTCCTGTTTGATCACGCCCGGAGTACAGATGGGGATGAAGGCGTCGCTGgggtccttctcctccttgatCATGTCACTGGAGAGCAGCGACGGCGGCTGGTGGTGGACCTggcgctgctgcggcggcgccAGCAGGTGATGGTgcaccggctgctgctgctcggtgcCGTTCACGCCGGTCCCGTTCCCCATCAGAGCCTTGCTCTCCTTCAGCAAGCCGCCGTCGCGAGCGCCGCCGGCATCGTGTAGGATGGTATCCAAGTGGGCCACCTCCGAATCCAGCTCAAAATCACTGATCTCTGGCAGGGAGCTGGAAAGGTCCAGGTCCTGCCAAATGGCCGTCTCCTCAATCAGGCGGCTGCCGCTGCTCCCGTCCAGGTCGCACGAGCCGGAGCCCGGGTTTACACTGTACATAGAAAAGGTCCCCTCCTGCTTGATGTTCTGGGGGAAGAGGTCAGGCAGGGGGAGGTTGCCCAGGACCGAGGTTTCAGAGGTGTTGATGACTGAGGTGGACAGCGGGTCGAGGTCGGACATGCTCAGAGACAGGCCGTCGTCCACGCTGAACAGTCCCACGTCCTGGCGCTGCTTCTGCATCCGGCCGACTTTACCCTCCTTCACGTCGAGCCGCTCGCTCGGGCCCAGATGCTGAGGCGGCTCAAAGAGGCCCCCGAAGTCCCCCTGCTCCTTGATGCGGCCCCGCCCGTTGGAGGCCACCGCGGGGTGGCCCATGGACCCGGAGCCGGGCAGGTGCTGGGGCGGCGAGGCGGCCGCGTCGCCCGGACCTCGGCCTCCTTTGGATCCCGTCTCCCCAAATGTCAGGCTGTCGTCTCGATTACCGTTGCGCTTGAGTCCGCCCTGATCCATTTCGTTATCCTGGCAGGACGGAGGGCGCGGGCGAGGGAggccacaacacaaacagtgagagagagagggaggggggagaggttAGCCCATAAACAGCAGATTCATCTCATGACTCCTGTGCCAAATTACAAAAAGCCATCTCCGCTTTTTACGCCCACATTGGGACAATATGGCAGAGGCTGAAATGGCTGAAGGAGACGGAGGGCAACCTGATCAAAGCGCGCGCGTTACAGGACGACATTCATGAGTCGAGTCAAGGAGTGCGCGACATGCCCAGACAGGACTCGCGTTGCCGCAAACGGCCTCAGACACTAAAAAAGGCGCAAAGACGGGTTTTTTCTACACATAAACACGCAGTCGGCATCTGATGCTTCTgatgattaaaatgaaatggaaacCCAATAAAAACGCCGCCTCTGCAAATGGAAGTTCGCTCGTTTATCTGTTGATCATTAACTACGACGCCTGCCACACGTGACACGCGTCAAAATCAGTGCGCTGAGTCAACATCACACGTTAAACTTGGCGTTTCGACCGCCGCCAGCGTGATATAACTCCGGTTTCCTGTGACATAATCAATGCTGGCTCCGCTTTCGGGCGGTTTTTGCTTCAAGCTGCGGTGACACTCGTCCTCGAAGCCCCGCACATCAACACCCAGCAACTCCGAGCTCCAGCAACAACTGTTTGCGGACCGGACTTTGCGCATCCCGTGCAAAGACCTGTGTGGGAACCACGTGAGGCTGCCGCTGGTTTCCCAAATACGCCGAATGAACAGTCATTTTGCACTTTGCGGTGGAGACTGAGAAGGTTTTCGTGTTGGTCATACAGTAGGTTTCACCACCTCTCCCCGCCCACGCCACTCTACACACGGATCTCCACGcacacggctgcagctgctgcatttgGACCATTTGACGCGCAACCCTTGGCACCAAATTGATCCAACGGGCGCATTTGCGAGCGGATTCAACTGTGTTGAAGTTGAACTTCAGGTTTTTCCCCCCGGTGCGTTTCCTACAGTGCCGCGCAACGCACGACTGCGGAATTAGTGCAACCTGTCGGCGGCCAGAGGAAACTGCAGCCGCCTCCAGCCAATGTCTGACAGCGCGATAAGACGAGTCCGTTGAAGTTTGTGCAACACTCTCTCTTCCTCGTATCAAAACGGTTCCCtcgtgcggcggcggcgatgGTGGCGGCGTCGTGTCGCGTCGCCGCGCCGGAGCAGCTCGCCGTCGGCCTACCTCCGCGGAACCACCGCCAACAAGCACTCAACATTTctgctggaacacacacacacacacacacacacacacgagtggaAGTGGCTCGTACCTGTAGTGAAAAGCGAATCATTTCCACCGATTAGGTCATTTCCAATAAGTCCCAGCTGGAAAAACATCGGAGGAATAGCGCCACGTCCAGTCAACCTTTGCAACAGTAGCCCTTCCTCGAAGCAGTGTTGCGTGAAGTGTCAGCTGCCTGTGCGCCAAAAATTGTTGTCCGCAATATCAACTGTTTTATAACTAAAGTCAACTGCGCCGCTGCGCTCGCGCGAGCTGGCGACTCACGCCGTGTGCGCCGTTTCGCCGATCTGTCAATAACTTGCCGGCGCCGAGCGAAATAAAGTCGTCGGCCGCTCTCCCGCTCGCCGTCTCCGGGTAAATCCACGGCTATTCGGCGGCTCCGTGGCGCAATACTCGGCCGCCGCGCCGCAAAAACAGCGAGGGCATTAAAGATATATGCTTCAGCCGAGCTGCCCTGGCGCACTCGACAGCGAACTCAGAGAGGGCAGGGCGGACAGTTAGTCACGGTGCCAAACTGACTGAAGGCGGAGCGCTTCCGCCTAgaaccttcaaaataaaaccgcaGTGGCGTTTAATGTCGTCCTAAATGTCACACGATTACCTTTAAATTATACGTATGAGCAACTATTTCCATGCGAGGCGCCCCAGTTAAATCGTTGCCTTACCAACTAAATGCCTCCACGCGTAATATTGGTAGTTTTATTTCTAAGCAGAAACGCCCGTTTTCCTGTCACTTGTCCGTCTGTGGGACCTTCACGCACTTTTAGTTTGACACTTGCCGGTGAACGCCCCCTGCCCCACTCAAAGTGCTGGGGAATCTGTGAGAACGTGTCTCCGACTGCCGTCACGCATGGTGGGACTGAGGAGACAGTTAACGAAGATCTGCTGTTGCCCCTGCAACCACCGAAACCACCACGGTTACTCTAGACCCACTTAAAGCTTTGAGATCCCCCTTTAAGGCCACTTTGTGGTCAGGATGAGGCAATGTGACCCCCTGTGAGCGAGGAAAGGAGTCTGGAAGATGTTATGACGCTGACTTGTTGTGAGCGGATGTCGTGACAGACTCAGCTTATACCAAGTCAGACAGCGGACGAGGCTCCAGCTACTAAAACACAAGCAATGTAAGAAATATGAGAGCAACGTGTTTAGACACATTATAGCTCCGATTGCATTCATCCCACGTTCCTGCAATGCAAATGAATGCACAGGCATATACTGATAAAAGACCTGAAACACAGCCCCCGAAGAAAGCAGAACCGCGTCCAAACACGCTTCCCCGGGTGGATTCTTAGATGAGGGGCATTAATCATGGGTGTTGATAAggcctctgctgcaggaggaagcgGGGGTCACTTGGCAGCTCGCTGCAGCACAGCGGGAGCCTTAAGGTAAACCTGAGTCCTGAAGGCTGCGTTCGCCCTGTGCTGTAGATAAGACATCAATGGTTTCTGCCTGAAGGGATAAGGTTTGGAGGCCTTCATCTTGTTGGGTGAGATAGAGCACCGTCAGTCTCCTTTATCTTACCACTTTTACAGTAGTTCTGGTGGAATTTCCTAAAATATATACTTAAAAGACAAACTCTACAAATGGTATTCGATGCTGTTGGTCACTTCCTCCAGACAAGGTCTCTGGTTAGGAATTAATTTCCCTGATGGCACTTCACCGGAGCAGAACGAGGACCAATTTGAGTTATGAATGTAGCGAAGTTGGCTCAGGGAGcggggggaggtgtgtgtgtgtgggggggtcgtGGGACGAGTGGACGGCGCCGGCCGTGCAGACGTGCAGATGTCAGCAGCCAGAAGAAGGGGagcggagaaggaggagaggggggcgcAGGTGTGGCCCTCCATGCGAGTTAATTCATTAGCGGCGGCAGGAGTGTGTCCGGCGCATGTGGATGTCTCATTAGGAGCGAGCGTGGCCGGAGAGCGGCGGGAGCTCCCCAGGGCCCCGCAAAACCACACTGTTCTCAAAACATGGCCGGGAACACGGTGAGTTTTTGTCGCCGGGTGAAGAGCGGGCGATCCTGTTGGACGACAGGCGTCCGACCAGAACAAAACGCAGGGTTTTGACTGCGCTGGAACGTGTGGATGTGAGCAGAGGAACACGCCGCTAACGTCGTTGGCAGCTTTTTCCTTTTCCGAACGTCCGACTTAAGCGGAGAGTCCCTCCAGCGTGTGGTTCGTCTGCAGAGCCTTTTGTATTTGCGGCTCTGAAATGTCTGCCTCcacctacatacagtacaatgggAGCGGGAGGAATCTGTGTGTGGTGCTCACGGGGCTAAAAATACCCTCCTACGAGTCTAATGGCACTGCAGCAACAACGCCCCTGTTCCTCGGCTCAACTCCCCAATCGCACCCAACGCTCTCATTGCAGGCGTCAGGGCTTCGTTCGCCGTCCGAGGGGGGGCACGTTTCCACGGCCCTCGATTAGCCGGTGTTAATGGAGGTGAATTGGGTAAAAGGCTGCACCGTGTTAGCAGCTAGCGTCAGATTTGTttttgccgccgccgccgccaagATCTCCGGCCTCGCAGGCCGAGCGTGTCCAACCAGCAAACGAGCACAAGGAGCACTGAGAATACAGTCCCAATGAATGTGATAGAATACTAAAATCTGCAGGTATTTTGAGAGTtaaactggagctggaggaggttgAATGAGGCCTCAGCGGTCCCTTTAATTGTCCGTGCTCGTTCCTACACAGTCAAACATtacagtcaaataaaaaaaaaggatgcAGATCAAGGTTCGGCTCAAACAGCGGCGGCCCTAGATGTTAGCGAAGCGAGCGTGTGATTGGAAGCAGCATGTGAGCCGCCATTAACCTCATGTCATGTGCGTGAGGGAGGCCCACGGGCCGGACCGGTGCCGGTCCGAGTTCAACTGTGTGAATTTCAACCGGGGACAAAAGGAGAAGTTACAAGAATCAACCACTGCTCACACAGAGATTACGCAACAAAGTTATATCAGACTTTGGCGTGAAAGTccagaaaggaaggaagaacagatTTAAGGATGAAGTCCAGAAAGGACTTAATTCTGTctttctgttctggttctgaacATCTAAAGTAAACAGAGTCAGAACCACTGTCCAGCGCAGGTCAGATGCTGCACACAGAACCGTCCAGAGACTCATCTCCACACGAAACCGCCTGGAACTCATCCACCCAAGCCTAATCAAAGGCCTCATGAGAACCGATCCTTGCGCTGAACTTCTATTTGCATGAAGCGATCCTCTGTCAGCGCCGTGTGTGATGTAAGAAAACCCTGACATGTGGACAGCGACATTTACAAGCGTTGGACCAGAAATGAGGAAGTCCGTCCAAGTCGGCGCATTGTGTAGATACGGTTACACATATCTGTTCA
This Betta splendens chromosome 14, fBetSpl5.4, whole genome shotgun sequence DNA region includes the following protein-coding sequences:
- the LOC114870082 gene encoding glucocorticoid receptor-like isoform X2 — protein: MIRFSLQDNEMDQGGLKRNGNRDDSLTFGETGSKGGRGPGDAAASPPQHLPGSGSMGHPAVASNGRGRIKEQGDFGGLFEPPQHLGPSERLDVKEGKVGRMQKQRQDVGLFSVDDGLSLSMSDLDPLSTSVINTSETSVLGNLPLPDLFPQNIKQEGTFSMYSVNPGSGSCDLDGSSGSRLIEETAIWQDLDLSSSLPEISDFELDSEVAHLDTILHDAGGARDGGLLKESKALMGNGTGVNGTEQQQPVHHHLLAPPQQRQVHHQPPSLLSSDMIKEEKDPSDAFIPICTPGVIKQEREDGAGFCQTQCLQGGMGALQGGGPMSSMGVGGGPAYAYRAPSSSRVDLQDQKPFGLFPNLPSAAESWARESRHGEWPGMPRGGDGLPSAPASSGFSVNFSNSSPRAADTGSSAGPGPSKAGGAAHKICLVCSDEASGCHYGVVTCGSCKVFFKRAVEGQHNYLCAGRNDCIIDKIRRKNCPACRFRKCLQAGMNLEARKNKKLIKMKGANQQPGPLEPVSALPVPVIPRCMPQLVPTMLSVLKAIEPEIIYSGYDGTLPDTSSRLMSTLNRLGGQQVVCAVKWAKSLPGFRNLHLDDQMTLLQCSWLFLMSFSLGWRSYEQCNGSMLCFAPDLVINQERMKLPFMTDQCEQMLKICNEFVRLQVSYDEYLCMKVLLLLSTVPKDGLKSQAVFDEIRMTYIKELGKAIVKREENASQNWQRFYQLTKLLDSMQEMVEGLLQICFYTFVNKTLSVEFPEMLAEIITNQIPKFKDGSVKPLLFHQKGLP
- the LOC114870082 gene encoding glucocorticoid receptor-like isoform X1, with the translated sequence MIRFSLQDNEMDQGGLKRNGNRDDSLTFGETGSKGGRGPGDAAASPPQHLPGSGSMGHPAVASNGRGRIKEQGDFGGLFEPPQHLGPSERLDVKEGKVGRMQKQRQDVGLFSVDDGLSLSMSDLDPLSTSVINTSETSVLGNLPLPDLFPQNIKQEGTFSMYSVNPGSGSCDLDGSSGSRLIEETAIWQDLDLSSSLPEISDFELDSEVAHLDTILHDAGGARDGGLLKESKALMGNGTGVNGTEQQQPVHHHLLAPPQQRQVHHQPPSLLSSDMIKEEKDPSDAFIPICTPGVIKQEREDGAGFCQTQCLQGGMGALQGGGPMSSMGVGGGPAYAYRAPSSSRVDLQDQKPFGLFPNLPSAAESWARESRHGEWPGMPRGGDGLPSAPASSGFSVNFSNSSPRAADTGSSAGPGPSKAGGAAHKICLVCSDEASGCHYGVVTCGSCKVFFKRAVEGWRARQNTDGQHNYLCAGRNDCIIDKIRRKNCPACRFRKCLQAGMNLEARKNKKLIKMKGANQQPGPLEPVSALPVPVIPRCMPQLVPTMLSVLKAIEPEIIYSGYDGTLPDTSSRLMSTLNRLGGQQVVCAVKWAKSLPGFRNLHLDDQMTLLQCSWLFLMSFSLGWRSYEQCNGSMLCFAPDLVINQERMKLPFMTDQCEQMLKICNEFVRLQVSYDEYLCMKVLLLLSTVPKDGLKSQAVFDEIRMTYIKELGKAIVKREENASQNWQRFYQLTKLLDSMQEMVEGLLQICFYTFVNKTLSVEFPEMLAEIITNQIPKFKDGSVKPLLFHQKGLP